TCCCGAATTTTCGCCGAATTTGGATTTCAAAAATATCGAAGAATTTTACGCAGACAAAGAAGCCATCAAAGATTTGGTAGAACTCAATCGCGTTTACCCGCTCCTCGACAAACAACTTGTTGAAAATCTGTAATTTAATGAGGAAGGAGATGATGGCGCACCGTATAGGCACGCAAGGGGAAGCGAACTCGTTCAATTTGACCATTCTTCTTTTGCGGTCGCGGGCAGGTAACGCCCGCGACAAATAAATCGAATGCGCTACGCTATTCTGCTAAGACAGGGCGAACAGAGCGACCTATGCGGCGGTGTATGTCCTTCATGGTGCTGTAACCCGAAAGGAAGTTAAAGATGTAAGCGTAATTGCTGGTGGCCGGAGTAGAGCTCCAGTAGTAGCCGCGACTGCCTACATCCAACAAGCTATCGCCACGGTTCCCTGCTGCAGGGAGGAATATGCTGTTACCATTTGGATCTGTTACCATAGCACCATCAACACCATTTTTGGTTGTCCATTCCCATGTGCATTTTGATCCCAATTCATCCATTTGTTCGTATGTCGGCATTTTCCATTTGACGCCCCAGTTGGCAGTGGCTGCATCGTAATTTGCATTGCCTGCAATGTCGCCTAAATTACTATTTCCACAAGTTTGGCAATTTTCTGTGGTGTATTCTGCTTTTGGTTCTATTTCACCCCAAGCAAAGTAATCGCCAGAATCTTCTGGTTTTTTTGCACCCACATTTATGTTCGCCCATTTAGTGCCACTTGGGAGTCTTAAATCAACAGCGGTGTCTAAAAAGCTGCTCGATGAAATTTCAAATAACGCACTTGAACTAGAACTCGAATAAGCAAGTCCAGAATTTTGATTTATCCAACCGCCATTTAAACAAGTGTAAACAGCATTACTGTTTATCACATAAACACTAACACCGTTATTATCAAATGAACAAGGTACAAGATCACTTTCAGCAGATACTTGAATAAGATTGCCTCCGGAAACAAGTCCGGTATTTTGATTTATCCAATCGCCATTTAAACAAGTGTAAACAGCATCACTGTTTATCACATAAACACTAACACCGTTATTGTCAAATGAACAAGGTACAAGATCACTTTCAGCAGATACTTGGACTCTATCCATAAAA
The sequence above is drawn from the Hallerella porci genome and encodes:
- a CDS encoding fibrobacter succinogenes major paralogous domain-containing protein translates to MDRVQVSAESDLVPCSFDNNGVSVYVINSDAVYTCLNGDWINQNTGLVSGGNLIQVSAESDLVPCSFDNNGVSVYVINSNAVYTCLNGGWINQNSGLAYSSSSSSALFEISSSSFLDTAVDLRLPSGTKWANINVGAKKPEDSGDYFAWGEIEPKAEYTTENCQTCGNSNLGDIAGNANYDAATANWGVKWKMPTYEQMDELGSKCTWEWTTKNGVDGAMVTDPNGNSIFLPAAGNRGDSLLDVGSRGYYWSSTPATSNYAYIFNFLSGYSTMKDIHRRIGRSVRPVLAE